One genomic region from Methanomassiliicoccales archaeon encodes:
- a CDS encoding MFS transporter, whose amino-acid sequence MDPPPSPSRQRRTAVGIASILFLVTLAAYIARVNVSVALPFIGADYGWSSSERGVYGGLLLGIFLVGYGVSNIFISPLVDYFGPRRSMLVAVAVFSLLTFLTGVVGMIFLALISTRLLLGLSQGILYPSASKVTQAWFEPKDRSKVNSLHLSSMYVSNLLVPLLLIPLIMRTDWQVAFYAVAFVSILTLIPLWIYLRDKPSGNHEPTERKPLKEVIGQAKADFKEALHIKGLFVLTAADATGSLVFWGISLWLPTYLIQAKGFSLETVALAASLPYLGGLVGLYFGSLISDRTGRRVLTTSTFGLVASVFILLLIGAQDQGLVIFYLGMVFFFIGILPPNAFTLLQGICPTDKVGTATGIMNGLAVGLGVLGPMILGLAVASTGSYDSGLVLLAVMEVISAFILLFFLRYEKSSSAAPTEQSK is encoded by the coding sequence ATGGATCCTCCGCCATCTCCCAGCCGTCAGAGGCGCACGGCCGTGGGCATCGCCTCCATCCTCTTCCTCGTCACCCTCGCCGCCTACATCGCCCGTGTCAATGTCTCCGTAGCGCTTCCGTTCATCGGTGCGGACTACGGCTGGAGCAGCTCGGAGCGGGGCGTCTACGGAGGCCTTCTGCTGGGCATCTTCTTGGTCGGATACGGAGTCTCGAACATCTTCATCAGCCCTCTGGTGGACTACTTCGGTCCCAGACGCAGCATGTTGGTGGCGGTAGCGGTCTTCTCGCTGCTCACTTTCCTCACCGGCGTCGTAGGCATGATCTTCCTGGCCCTCATCAGTACGCGGCTGCTGCTCGGCCTGTCCCAAGGCATCCTCTACCCGAGCGCAAGCAAGGTGACCCAAGCCTGGTTCGAGCCCAAGGACCGTTCCAAGGTGAACTCCCTGCACCTGAGCTCGATGTATGTCTCCAATCTCCTGGTGCCCCTTCTCCTCATCCCGCTCATCATGCGCACCGACTGGCAGGTAGCGTTCTACGCTGTGGCCTTCGTCTCCATTCTGACCTTGATACCGCTCTGGATCTATCTCCGGGACAAGCCTTCCGGCAACCACGAACCGACGGAGAGGAAGCCCCTGAAGGAGGTCATCGGCCAGGCCAAGGCGGATTTCAAGGAAGCGCTGCATATCAAGGGGCTTTTCGTGCTGACGGCCGCCGACGCGACCGGCAGTTTGGTCTTCTGGGGCATCTCCCTCTGGCTTCCGACCTATCTCATCCAGGCCAAGGGGTTCAGCCTGGAGACGGTGGCGCTGGCCGCCTCCTTGCCCTACCTCGGAGGTCTGGTAGGCCTCTACTTCGGTTCGCTAATCAGCGACCGTACGGGAAGGAGGGTACTGACCACCTCGACGTTCGGGCTGGTCGCATCGGTCTTCATCCTTCTGCTCATTGGCGCCCAGGACCAGGGCCTGGTCATCTTCTACCTGGGCATGGTGTTCTTCTTCATCGGCATCCTTCCGCCCAACGCCTTCACCCTGCTGCAAGGCATCTGTCCGACCGATAAAGTAGGCACCGCCACAGGCATAATGAACGGCCTGGCGGTCGGCCTGGGAGTGCTGGGGCCGATGATCCTCGGCCTGGCGGTGGCGAGCACCGGCTCATACGATTCTGGGCTGGTGCTTCTGGCGGTCATGGAGGTGATTTCCGCCTTCATCTTGCTTTTCTTTCTGCGCTACGAGAAGTCGAGCAGCGCCGCGCCCACCGAGCAGAGCAAGTGA
- the radB gene encoding DNA repair and recombination protein RadB, protein MRRLPFECDALDTLLDGGVESSCVTLIYGEAGTGKTNLCLVLARNVAKQGKKVVYLDTEGVSLDRFRQVSGEGFEKLLKSVLFFEANSFDEQEKMVDKAIKLAEGNLDVEMIIVDSLTMFYRLTAREEDRTERRSLTSQSVKLLSIARKRDIPVVLTSQVYTDVERKTIESLGGHSLHHNAKTIISLEKVSPGRRKAVLKKHRHIAEGKSADFRLVETGISC, encoded by the coding sequence GTGCGGAGGCTACCCTTCGAATGCGACGCGCTGGACACGCTGCTGGATGGCGGCGTGGAGTCTAGCTGTGTTACCTTGATCTATGGCGAAGCGGGCACGGGCAAGACCAACCTCTGCCTGGTGCTGGCCCGCAATGTCGCCAAGCAAGGCAAGAAGGTGGTGTACCTGGACACTGAGGGGGTGTCCCTGGACCGCTTTCGCCAGGTGAGCGGCGAGGGCTTCGAGAAGCTGCTCAAGTCCGTGCTCTTCTTCGAGGCAAACAGCTTCGACGAGCAGGAGAAGATGGTGGACAAGGCCATCAAGCTGGCCGAGGGCAATCTGGACGTGGAGATGATCATCGTCGATTCGCTGACTATGTTCTACCGTCTAACCGCCAGAGAGGAGGATAGGACGGAGCGGCGCTCTTTGACGTCGCAGAGCGTCAAGCTCCTCAGCATAGCCCGCAAGAGGGACATACCGGTGGTCCTCACCTCGCAGGTGTACACGGACGTGGAAAGGAAGACCATCGAGTCGCTCGGCGGCCATTCGCTGCATCACAACGCCAAGACCATCATCAGTCTGGAGAAGGTCTCTCCCGGTCGAAGGAAGGCCGTGCTGAAGAAGCACCGTCACATCGCCGAAGGCAAGTCGGCCGACTTCAGGCTGGTGGAAACGGGCATCAGCTGTTAG